TTGTAGTAGAACTTACGGCTAAATGAAACTCAGCATCATCTCCACAAGCATTCAAAAGTTCTTTCATCTCAGCAAGTTTCATGAAGTCCTTAGGGCTCTTGCCAATAGTATCAATAAGAACAAGATCAAAATCCTTTGACTGCGTTATCTCCTCCTTTAAATCCTTAAAAGACTCAATTGCCTTAACTGGTATTCCCATAATATCACCATAAGTCTGAATTTGTTTCTTAGCCCCTATACGATAGTTATCAATAGTAATAATCTTAATATCTAAATTCTTATTATCTCCATTGATCCCATAAATTGCTGCAAGCTTTGCAATTGTGGTTGTCTTCCCGACTCCTGTTGGTCCTACCAAAATAAAAATCCTCTTCTTAAGATTATCAATAAGAGACCCCGAGCACTTAATAGTACCAGCAATATGTACCACCACACTATCTCTCACCCTGTCATAATCATCAAGACCTGATAAACTAAACTCTTTCTTAATAAAATCATTGACATCTTTAATGTAATTTTCAGAAAAATCATTATCACGCAAGGTATCTTCTATTTTCAAGATTGTCGGATGGTTAATTTCTTCCTTCTTATGAGCAAGCTCACTCTTGAGAGATTTAACCTCTTTAAGCACATCTTCAATTGAAGACCCTTCTTCTTTTTTGATGCTTTGCAGAATCTTACGCTTTTCTTCCTCCACATTTATCTGTTGTTGCCCAATGTCATATCTAACATAACCTGATACCTCAATCCAATCCTTACTAAATAAGCCAAAAATTCCCCCATAGGGTATGGTCTTATAAGTCATAACCCTAGCATTCTTTCCATACTTTTTCTTAATCGTTTCTATTACCTCATTATAGGTTGGGCCTCTTTCCGTAAAATATTGAACCATTATTCTTCAACCTCTACTGTCTTAAGCACATTAACCTTAACATTTTTGGGAACCTCTAACACAGAAATAACAACAACATCTGAAAGATCTCTACTCACTAAAACCCTTATCACAGGTCGTGCAGACTCACTTGAGAGCAAAACGGGATAATACCCTTGTGATTGAACCTCACTTATAAGTTTAAAAAGCTCATAAACAAACTTAGTCTTCAAATTAGGATCAAGAGAGCTTATAAGGTCATTATTAGATTCAAACCTTGATTCAATTATTTTTTGTTCAAATTCTGGGTTTATTGTTATTACATTTAGCTCTAAATTAGAATCCAAATATCCACTAACTATTTGCCTTCCAATTGCCTGTCTACATTTTTCAATTAAAAAGAACGTATCTTTGGTAACGCTTGTAAAGTCTGCTATTGTTTCAAAAATTGTAACTAAATTACGAATTGAAACTTGTTCCTTTAAAAGACCTTGCAGCACTCTTTGAATCTCTCCGACTGAAAAATCCTTTAAAACTTCCTCAACAATCGCTCCATAATCCTTCTTAAATACATCAAGAATATTCTGTACATCCTGACGAGTTAAGATTTCAAAAGCATGCCTCTTAATAAGCTCCGTCATATGAGTAGCAATAATAGAAGGTGGATCAACCACAGTATACCCCAACTTCTCAGCTACCTCTCTTCCATCATCATTCACCCAAAGAGACGGCAGCCCAAACGAAGGATCTTTTGTAAGCTCCCCCTCTATACCAGAATCAGATTCCACATTGATAACCAAAAATTTACCAAGCTTAATCTCTCCATGCCCAACTTCCACTCCTCTAAGTTTAAATGAATACTCATTGGACCTAAGGCGCATATTATCAACTATTCTAATCTTGGGGACAACTATTCCAAATTCAAGTGCAATCTCACGTCGTATCTTTACGATACGATCAAGAAGTTCTGATGTTTTTGTATCATCCACTATCGGAACAAGATTATATCCTATCTCCAAAGACAACGGATCCAACGGAACAACAGGAGCAACTTCTCTTTCAGCATAACTTGATATCTTATCTTCTTCCGCTTTTTGCCTCTCATAAAATTCTTTATCCTTAGCTAGATTAGAAAGTGAATAAGCTAAAAATGCTATCACTAAACTTAACAAAATTAGTATTAATGTGGGAAACCCTGGAAGAAACGCCAAAAATAATAAAAATCCAGATACAATCCAATAAATTCCGGAATAAGAAGTAAACTGCCCAATAACTTCTCCCCCGAAACTATCTTTAGCTATTGATCTTGTCACAATAAGCCCTGTTGCTGTTGAAATTAATAGTGCTGGTAGCTGCGACACAAGCCCATCTCCAACAGTTAAAGACACGTAATTGTTAATCGCATCACTGAAATCAAGACCTTGCAGAGTAACGCCTATTAAGAGTCCTCCAAAAATATTTATAAGAGTTATTAAAAATCCAACCTTTACATTTCCTGAAACAAACTTAGATGCACCATCCATAGCTCCATAAAAATTTACCTCTGCCTGCAAGTCATTTTTCTGCCTTGTAGCTTCCTCTTCTGTTAAATTTCCAGAACTGTAGGCAGAATCAATAGCCATCTGCTTCCCAGGAAGAGCATCAAGCGCAAAACGAGCAGCGACCTCAGCTACTCTCGTAGCACCCTTAGTGATAACAATAAATTGAACTGCAATTATGATAAGAAATATTATAAATCCAACAACAAGCCCCTGAGTCCCAGTACTCCCAATAACAAATGTTCCAAAAGCTCTTATCATCTGCCCATTAAAACCCACACCCCTCGTTAAAATCAATCTAGTAGAAGAAATATTTAAAACAAGGCCAAAAATAGTCATAACAAGCAAAAGTGTTGGAAAAACTGAAAAATCAAGCGAGCGCTTAGAATAAAGAACGATAAGAATAATTAGAAGACTTACTACCAAATTGACCGCAATCAAAGCGTCCAAAACAAACGCAGGAAGTGGCAAAATAAACCCGGCAACAATAAGTATTAAACCAACTGAAACTATTAAGTCCGACTTATTAGCCAAACCCAAATACCCCAACACAGTATTTCTCTTAGCATTCAACAATTCAACCTCTACTTAAATTTTTAGTAATAGAATATACCTTCACAAGTATTTTTGAAACAATTTCCCAATATTCTCTTGGAATCTCTTCATTAACCTTAACCTTAATATAAAGAGCTCTCGCAAGTGTTTTATTTTCCATCACGGGGACACCACTATCTCTAGCAATTTTTTTAATTGTAAATGCAACCTCATCCTGCCCCTTTGCAAGTATTCTTGGTGCTTGCATAGTCTTACTATCCCACCTAATAGCAACAGCAAAATGCTCCGGATTAACAATCACTACATCTGCCTGGGGAACTGTCACCTTTAAATTAGAATTTAAAATCTCTCTCATTCTCTCTCTCATTCTAGAGCGAAGTAGAGGATCTCCTTCCATCTCCTTTTTCTCCTGCTTCACCTCTTCCTTAGTCATTTTCAAACTTTCAACGTAACGAGTCCTTTGAAAAGCATAATCTAATACACTAACGACCATTAATACCATCATTGAAAAAAAGCATACCTTATAAGCAAGACTTAAAACAACGGAAACACCACTTTCAAGACTATACTCAGGTATCCTTGCAATCTTACCTATATTGCTTCTCAGAATAACGTAATATATGAGGGATATTATAACAACTTTTGATAAACTTTTAAACAAATTAAAAAAAGCATCAAATGACCCAAATGAATTCTTTATCCACTTTGAAAAATTCGGATTCACTCTATCCCATTTAGGAACTATGGGTTTAAAAGTAATTAAAAATCCAACTTGAACAACATTAACAAAAAAATTCACTACAAATGCTATTAAAAGGAATACCATTGTATATCCAAACATTGCTCTAAAATATGCAAAATTTATTGAATAAATACTCACAGACATTATCTCTGGAAGTTTACTGGCTTGCCATC
This is a stretch of genomic DNA from Borrelia sp. P9F1. It encodes these proteins:
- the flhF gene encoding flagellar biosynthesis protein FlhF, translated to MVQYFTERGPTYNEVIETIKKKYGKNARVMTYKTIPYGGIFGLFSKDWIEVSGYVRYDIGQQQINVEEEKRKILQSIKKEEGSSIEDVLKEVKSLKSELAHKKEEINHPTILKIEDTLRDNDFSENYIKDVNDFIKKEFSLSGLDDYDRVRDSVVVHIAGTIKCSGSLIDNLKKRIFILVGPTGVGKTTTIAKLAAIYGINGDNKNLDIKIITIDNYRIGAKKQIQTYGDIMGIPVKAIESFKDLKEEITQSKDFDLVLIDTIGKSPKDFMKLAEMKELLNACGDDAEFHLAVSSTTKTSDIKEIFHQFSPFNYKTIIFTKLDETACVGNLISLIHEMKKEVSYITDGQVVPHNISVADPLTFIKKINGYRISDDVEFIRRIKSKSYY
- the flhA gene encoding flagellar biosynthesis protein FlhA; the encoded protein is MLNAKRNTVLGYLGLANKSDLIVSVGLILIVAGFILPLPAFVLDALIAVNLVVSLLIILIVLYSKRSLDFSVFPTLLLVMTIFGLVLNISSTRLILTRGVGFNGQMIRAFGTFVIGSTGTQGLVVGFIIFLIIIAVQFIVITKGATRVAEVAARFALDALPGKQMAIDSAYSSGNLTEEEATRQKNDLQAEVNFYGAMDGASKFVSGNVKVGFLITLINIFGGLLIGVTLQGLDFSDAINNYVSLTVGDGLVSQLPALLISTATGLIVTRSIAKDSFGGEVIGQFTSYSGIYWIVSGFLLFLAFLPGFPTLILILLSLVIAFLAYSLSNLAKDKEFYERQKAEEDKISSYAEREVAPVVPLDPLSLEIGYNLVPIVDDTKTSELLDRIVKIRREIALEFGIVVPKIRIVDNMRLRSNEYSFKLRGVEVGHGEIKLGKFLVINVESDSGIEGELTKDPSFGLPSLWVNDDGREVAEKLGYTVVDPPSIIATHMTELIKRHAFEILTRQDVQNILDVFKKDYGAIVEEVLKDFSVGEIQRVLQGLLKEQVSIRNLVTIFETIADFTSVTKDTFFLIEKCRQAIGRQIVSGYLDSNLELNVITINPEFEQKIIESRFESNNDLISSLDPNLKTKFVYELFKLISEVQSQGYYPVLLSSESARPVIRVLVSRDLSDVVVISVLEVPKNVKVNVLKTVEVEE
- the flhB gene encoding flagellar biosynthesis protein FlhB, producing MSSRERLLGKSWYIPLNFFASEDEGRTELPTDQKKQKAREEGQVLKSNEINSVISLFILLTAFFFMLSYVAQDLISVFRWQASKLPEIMSVSIYSINFAYFRAMFGYTMVFLLIAFVVNFFVNVVQVGFLITFKPIVPKWDRVNPNFSKWIKNSFGSFDAFFNLFKSLSKVVIISLIYYVILRSNIGKIARIPEYSLESGVSVVLSLAYKVCFFSMMVLMVVSVLDYAFQRTRYVESLKMTKEEVKQEKKEMEGDPLLRSRMRERMREILNSNLKVTVPQADVVIVNPEHFAVAIRWDSKTMQAPRILAKGQDEVAFTIKKIARDSGVPVMENKTLARALYIKVKVNEEIPREYWEIVSKILVKVYSITKNLSRG